A section of the Verrucomicrobium sp. GAS474 genome encodes:
- a CDS encoding MFS transporter, producing MSLPLTETPATPSAAAPHKIWTVGTLTYTSAGLVALFCWLLWGDFAWSMRDRSIPPVIQLLFKKFGASDSLTGLLLLSLPATLGLFMGPIISYKSDRHRGRWGRRIPYLLAPTPFIVLSMVGLAASPRLAPPLAALLGTHSPSLDALTLDLLCVFWTIFEVGCIAAGAVFGALVNDVVPQGLLGRFYALFRAVSLIVGMIFSYWIFGKAEAYFSWIFLGMAAIYGVGFTLMCLKVKEGGYPPPPEPVLPQATVCALTGVKTYFRDCFTNPYYLLCFASGIIGGAAGAPLVFNLFYAKSLGMGMDAYGKYIALTYAFSLALAYPLGWLADRFHPLRVTIGAMALCSLSTLLSGCFVHSAAGFSVALVANGVFMGTFYTAAASVGQRLLPRSKFAELSSAGGVLNSLVSIALPPLVGLILDRSGHDYRSTFFMSAALSAIAVALYLALHRRFMAFGGPDGYIAPE from the coding sequence GACCGTCGGCACCCTCACCTACACCTCGGCCGGGCTCGTCGCCCTCTTCTGCTGGCTCCTGTGGGGGGATTTCGCCTGGTCGATGCGGGACCGCTCGATCCCGCCGGTCATTCAGCTCCTCTTCAAGAAATTCGGCGCCTCGGATTCGCTCACCGGCCTCCTGCTCCTTTCCCTTCCTGCGACGCTGGGCCTCTTCATGGGGCCGATCATCAGCTACAAGTCGGACCGCCACCGGGGCCGCTGGGGACGGCGGATTCCGTACCTCCTCGCCCCGACCCCCTTCATCGTCCTCAGCATGGTCGGCCTCGCCGCGAGCCCGCGGCTGGCCCCCCCCCTCGCCGCCCTCCTCGGCACCCATTCTCCGAGCCTCGACGCCCTCACCCTCGATCTCCTCTGCGTGTTCTGGACGATCTTCGAGGTCGGCTGCATCGCGGCGGGGGCGGTCTTCGGCGCGCTGGTCAACGACGTCGTCCCCCAGGGCCTGCTGGGCCGCTTCTACGCCCTCTTCCGCGCCGTCAGCCTCATCGTCGGGATGATCTTCAGCTACTGGATCTTCGGGAAGGCCGAGGCCTACTTCTCCTGGATCTTCCTCGGCATGGCCGCTATCTACGGCGTCGGCTTCACGTTGATGTGCCTGAAGGTGAAGGAAGGGGGCTACCCGCCGCCGCCCGAGCCGGTTCTTCCGCAGGCGACCGTCTGCGCGCTGACCGGGGTGAAGACCTACTTCCGCGACTGCTTCACCAATCCCTACTACCTCCTCTGCTTCGCCTCGGGGATCATCGGCGGCGCGGCAGGGGCCCCCCTCGTCTTCAACCTCTTTTACGCCAAGAGCCTCGGCATGGGGATGGACGCCTACGGCAAGTACATCGCCCTCACCTACGCATTCTCGCTCGCCCTCGCCTATCCCCTCGGCTGGCTGGCCGACCGCTTCCACCCGCTGCGGGTCACCATCGGCGCGATGGCGCTCTGCTCCCTCAGCACCCTGCTGAGCGGCTGTTTCGTCCATTCGGCCGCCGGGTTCAGCGTCGCCCTCGTCGCCAACGGGGTCTTCATGGGGACCTTCTACACTGCCGCCGCCTCGGTGGGGCAGCGCCTCCTGCCGCGCTCGAAGTTCGCGGAGCTCTCCTCGGCGGGCGGCGTCCTGAACTCCCTCGTCTCCATCGCGCTGCCGCCCCTCGTCGGCCTCATCCTCGACCGGAGCGGCCACGACTACCGCAGCACCTTCTTCATGAGCGCCGCCCTCTCGGCCATCGCGGTGGCGCTCTACCTCGCGCTTCACCGGCGGTTCATGGCCTTCGGCGGGCCGGACGGC